In Vespa crabro chromosome 14, iyVesCrab1.2, whole genome shotgun sequence, the following are encoded in one genomic region:
- the LOC124429239 gene encoding uncharacterized protein LOC124429239 isoform X8, translating into MDLVVDKENNRKKITLSWENVTVSVNDHKQTFLQSVWSDIRSGSRIRKLELLKKVSGYAESNNMIAIMGPSGAGKTTLLSTIAKKIQPTCGSIRINGLDVSDIIMSQISSYMDQCNAMSVDLTSREHLLFMCALKMDKNKSYRERSDRTDKLLNEFGLHECKNNLITKLSAGERKRLFLISELVARPKIIFLDEPTTDLDSLTAMNIIEMLKLISIKDTLVICTIHQPGMAMYNLFTHIVLLADGRNVFSGSIEDVKPFFESLGFRCPAGIDQSEYHISILSQHDPMKSTEEQSLKISEAFLQSSYYKLPAIEKDSKENIQTNLCNKPGQLKQLFWLLWRIYKKKKRTFFSDNLSWISFLISMIAVSLFFYGNNTNTQKGMQNVRGALYMMTSEIIFTVAYSVIYELPSDIINYLRETSIYGPGVYYIATFIGLIPKSIMKSFMFTLSIVLTLHNNIYWNDILYYCLSTTLGAICGTAYGMMMSSWTMNINLTTIIMVPIDMIFLLTAGIFYNLRSLPTYLRYIKYLSIFYYINECLSIIYWSHVDKIEEGKRDILDCELGEGLPCLENGTEVLYEYGYNGSNFILDLCGMIILTIVMSIVGYFGVKRTRRLLFDKMDPALPSPSSSGHVTRTNQECWTDEEDMFLFILIKNRIEIMHPTSSAETKAQLWIEVEERLNKKYKKRRDINCVKERWEKLKSLAKLDVYTFLSKIKKKLPRNTSYRPSNFNLQIWKLLKPHKMKQGESDDANEYTAYISSFEFPNEINILLDNLIRMSDIVFDPNFSSSSSSTISERSRSLSPPRTMSPVVNTSYRSRSVQPAVNSYMTYEDLTLLSDEENEARRISRMETKRSLLSDLRSLSIDQVPERLLLMNKSWESNLRNVSSFNPNDRWIRLIQSDLRREDLTGATDEFEKEMYRPETSRTEPSRTAPSSSRQPRAEPSSIEPSGAGPSRTESSRTEPSRTEPSRIEPSRIEPSNIEPSKTETSRAEPSRAEPSRAKPMRAKLIRTKPIDIELPPFDDASGYLKEFNVRTSDDSNEERSPQRARCAELKIEPRRSTDQLSSSNITWVVLRESQITMVDNPNEERGAQSQPRIEPTDQSNNQLSSSNITWVVLKESHVTTVDDPNEERGTQSQLRTEPTNQSNRQWFYSNEKWIHLKESNVAPMDDSGEKQTSPILLENEPVYRSDARFLSTSDKIKESDIRTRDDNETRQMQRTHWNESNQQFVRSLYPGERWIRLRETDKSTSDDSGEERRIRAIQRNELLFQSDVAVFHSPSKRIKLKDLEEQDSSILKDNVRERRTSQELKIHPALLSGVKPFQPTDNWIELSETDVMTGDSSESSEHIREVRGTFRIDPSSYTDAQPTDKCAKYKESNVKTSDDSSEEKTTSTASRTESIYYSDDSCVSEAWITIRAPDGSIEAIPMDSARIVAEKVQRVPKKSLSTRTSVQPYYPESWLRIKESLIREKKESRRSLSSPPHVQSYHPIPLPRTRKSIIRESDVFMKPADSDIRPAPRALPRLPRDIPARTIDSNIEVRPGPSSARKLVSPPRVQPYYPDSWIRIRESPTWNRGIRRTDNEIEVKPARRLLSNLPDVQPYYSESWTRMMEPSIRERNIRSSINESEIRSSSRNLSTQHRVRFNKRRETDIREDDHFVRTDYRSQQFTEQIFAEEEHLRRLNVLRAQESEIFLLETELLENQIHIQRMESNLETIQMRKRVALSEYKMAELKEMMVEMNISDYKSQARMTGDPGSGANRGTGGAGSIRAAGGAFGQMEIAHEEQFFYNQQREQIRKLREGIRDEIAFHEEQIRRHQEAIERHNARMSEIHNPPEEQ; encoded by the exons ATGGACTTGGTtgttgataaagaaaataatcgaaaaaagatTACATTGTCATGGGAAAATGTGACGGTTAGCGTAAATGATCACAAACAAACTTTCCTACAATCTGTTTGGTCTGATATTAGAAGTGGATCGCGTATTagaaaattagaattattaaagaaag TGTCCGGTTATGCAGAAAGTAATAACATGATTGCTATAATGGGACCAAG tGGCGCCGGAAAGACTACTTTGTTAAGTACGATtgcaaaaaaaattcaacCGACTTGTGGTAGTATCAGAATTAATGGATTAGATGTTTCCGATATTATTATGTCACAAATTTCGAGTTACATGGATCAATGTAATGCAATGTCTGTTGATCTTACATCTAGAGAACATCTTTTGTTtatg tGTGCActaaaaatggataaaaacaAGAGTTATCGTGAAAGAAGTGATAGAACTGACAaacttttaaatgaatttgGATTACatgaatgtaaaaataatttaataacaaagTTGTCAGCTGGCGAGAGGAAACGATTATTTCTAATCTCGGAATTAGTTGCTAGacctaaaattatttttttagatGAGCCTACAAcag atcttgATAGTCTCACAGCAATGAACATTATagaaatgttaaaattaatatcaattaaggATACTTTGGTCATTTGCACTATTCATCAGCCAGGAATGGCAATGTATAATTTGTTTACACATATTGTTTTATTGGCTGATGGTAGAAATGTTTTTTCTGGTAGTATTGAAGATGTCAAGCCGTTTTTCGAAag tcTAGGATTCAGATGTCCAGCTGGTATAGATCAATCGGAATATCACATAAGTATTTTGTCTCAACATGATCCAATGAAATCGACCGAAGAacaatctttaaaaatatccgAAGCATTTTTACAATCGTCTTATTACAAATTACCTGCCATTGAGAAAGattctaaagaaaatatacaaacGAATTTATGCAA caAACCAGGACAATTGAAACAACTTTTTTGGTTACTTTggagaatttataaaaaaaagaagaggacatTTTTTTCTGATAATTTATCGTGGATATCTTTCttg atatctaTGATCGCTGTAAGTCTATTTTTTTAtggtaataatactaatacgcAGAAAGGAATGCAAAATGTTAGAGGAGCATTATACATGATGACgtctgaaataatatttacagttGCTTATTCAGTAATATACGAATTACCAtcagatataattaattatcttcgtGAAACTTCAATCTATGGTCCAGGTGTTTATTACATTGCTACTTTTAttggattg atACCAAAATCTATAATGAAATCCTTTATGTTTACATTGTCAATAGTTTTGACATTgcataataacatttattggaacgatattttatattattgtctttCAACGACATTAGGTGCTATTTGTGGTACTGCTTATGGTATGATGATGTCAAGTTGgacaatgaatattaatttaacgacaataattatggTACCAATcgatatgatttttcttttaaccgccggtatattttataatctgaG aaGTTTACCAACTTATttgagatatataaaatatttgtcaatattttattacatcaaCGAATGTCTCTCAATAATTTATTGGTCTCACGTTGATAAAATtg AGGAAGGTAAACGTGATATTTTAGATTGTGAACTAGGCGAAGGATTACCATGTTTAGAAAATGGAACGGAAGTTTTATATGAGTATGGTTATAATGGGTCCAACTTTATCTTGGATTTATGTGGAATGATAATCTTAACAATCGTCATGTCTATCGTTGGATACTTTGGAGTTAAAAGAACCAGAAGA TTATTATTTGACAAAATGGATCCAGCGTTACCGTCGCCATCATCATCAGGACATGTTACACGAACGAACCAAGAATGTTGGACGGATGAAGAGGATATGTTTTTATTCATCCTTATAAAGAATCGTATCGAAATAATGCACCCTACATCCAGTGCAGAAACGAAGGCACAATTATGGATAGAAGTGGAAGAAcgtttaaacaaaaaatacaaaaaaaggagagacatAAACTGCGTTAAGGAACGTTGGGAAAAGTTGAAGAGTTTGGCAAAACTCGATGTTTATACGTTTCTATCGAAG atCAAAAAAAAGTTACCACGTAACACGAGCTATCGTCCATCGAATTTCAATTTGCAAATTTGGAAATTGTTAAAGCCCCATAAGATGAAGCAGGGGGAGTCCGATGATGCGAACGAGTATACCGCATACATATCCAGTTTCGAATTTCCCAATgagattaatatattattggacAATTTAATAAGAATGAGCGATATCGTGTTCGATCCAAATTTTTCTAGTTCGTCTTCCTCCACTATATCGGAAAGAAGTCGTAGCCTAAGTCCTCCAAGAACGATGTCCCCTGTAGTCAATACATCGTATAGATCTAGATCGGTCCAACCTGCGGTCAATAGTTATATGACATATGAAGATTTGACACTATTATCCGATGAAGAAAACGAAGCCCGTAGAATTTCGAGAATGGAAACAAAAAGATCATTGTTATCAGATCTAAGATCATTGTCGATCGATCAAGTACCAGAAAGACTATTACTAATGAACAAATCATGGGAGTCAAATCTACGTAATg tatCATCGTTTAATCCCAACGATAGATGGATAAGATTAATACAATCTGATCTAAGGAGAGAAGATCTTACAGGAGCGACCGATGAgttcgaaaaagaaatgtatcgaCCAGAGACATCGAGGACCGAACCATCGAGGACTGCACCATCGAGCAGCCGACAACCGAGGGCCGAACCATCGAGTATCGAACCATCGGGGGCCGGACCATCGAGAACCGAATCATCAAGGACCGAACCATCGAGGACAGAACCATCGAGAATCGAACCATCGAGAATCGAACCATCGAATATCGAACCATCGAAAACTGAAACATCAAGGGCCGAACCATCGAGGGCCGAACCATCGAGGGCCAAACCAATGAGGGCCAAACTAATAAGGACCAAACCAATAGATATCGAACTACCTCCATttgatg ATGCATCGGGTTACCTGAAAGAATTTAATGTAAGAACGtctgacgatagtaacgaagaAAGATCACCCCAGAGAGCAAGGTGTGCCGAATTAAAAATCGAACCACGTCGATCTactg atcAACTGTCTAGTTCCAACATTACGTGGGTTGTATTAAGAGAATCTCAGATAACAATGGTTGATAATCCTAACGAAGAAAGAGGGGCGCAATCGCAACCTAGGATCGAACCAACTGATCAatctaata atCAACTGTCTAGTTCCAACATTACGTGGGTTGTATTAAAAGAATCTCATGTGACAACGGTTGATGATCCTAATGAAGAAAGAGGAACGCAATCGCAACTGAGAACCGAACCAACTAATCAatctaata gaCAATGGTTTTATTCAAACGAGAAATGGATACATTTAAAAGAATCCAATGTAGCACCGATGGATGATAGTGGCGAAAAACAAACATCGCCAATATTATTAGAGAACGAACCAGTTTATCGATctgatg CACGATTCCTTTCAACtagcgataaaataaaagaatctgATATAAGAACGAGAGATGATAACGAAACAAGACAAATGCAAAGAACACATTGGAACGAATCAAATCAACAatttg tACGCTCACTTTATCCCGGCGAAAGATGGATTAGACTAAGAGAAACTGATAAATCAACGAGCGATGATAgtggagaagaaagaagaatccgTGCCATACAGAGGAACGAACTATTATTCCAATctgatg TAGCAGTGTTCCATTCCCCCAGTAAAcggattaaattaaaagatttagAAGAACAAGATTCATCAATATTGAAGGAtaatgtaagagaaagaagaacatcACAAGAATTGAAAATACATCCAGCCCTGCTTAGtggtg taaaacCGTTTCAACCCACTGATAACTGGATTGAATTAAGTGAAACCGATGTAATGACAGGAGATTCTTCAGAATCGAGCGAACATATCAGAGAAGTAAGAGGAACATTCAGAATCGACCCATCCTCGTATACtgatg cacaACCCACCGATAAATGTGCTAAATATAAAGAATCTAATGTAAAAACGAGCGACGATAGTTCCGAAGAGAAAACAACGTCCACAGCATCAAGAACAGAATCAATTTATTACTCTGATG attCATGCGTTTCCGAAGCATGGATTACAATAAGAGCACCCGATGGATCGATAGAAGCAATTCCTATGGATTCGGCCCGTATTGTAGCTGAAAAAGTTCAAAGAGTACCAAAGAAAAGTTTATCTACTCGAACTAgtg TACAACCGTATTATCCCGAATCATGGCTTAGGATAAAAGAATCTCttataagggaaaaaaaagaatcaaggAGGTCCTTATCAAGCCCTCCtcatg TACAATCGTATCACCCGATACCACTGCCTAGAACAAGAAAGTCTATTATAAGGGAATCAGATGTATTTATGAAACCGGCCGATAGTGATATTAGACCAGCACCAAGGGCTTTACCAAGGTTACCTcgtg ATATTCCTGCGAGAACAATCGATAGTAATATAGAAGTAAGACCAGGACCTTCATCAGCAAGGAAATTAGTGAGCCCACCtcgtg tACAACCGTACTATCCGGATTCGTGGATTAGAATAAGAGAATCTCCTACTTGGAATAGAGGAATCAGAAGGACCGATAATGAAATCGAAGTAAAACCAGCACGAAGGCTCTTATCAAACTTACcagatg taCAACCATATTATTCGGAATCGTGGACTAGAATGATGGAACCttctataagagaaagaaatataagatcGTCCATAAATGAATCCGAAATAAGATCATCGTCGAGGAACTTATCAACTCAACAtcgtg tacgttttaataaaagaaggGAGACCGATATAAGAGAAGATGATCATTTTGTAAGAACTGATTATCGTTCCCAACAATTCACGGAACAAATTTTCGCCGAGGAAGAACATTTAAGAAGATTAAATGTATTGAGAGCCCAGGAgagcgaaatatttttattagagaCCGAACTTCTAGAAAATCAAATTCATATTCAACGAATGGAAAGCAATCTCGAAACGATACAAATGCGAAAACGAGTTGCTTTGAGCGAATATAAAATGGCGGAACTGAAGGAGATGATGGTCGAGATGAATATATCCGATTACAAAAG TCAAGCGAGAATGACTGGCGACCCTGGTTCTGGTGCAAACAGAGGCACTGGCGGTGCTGGTTCTATCCGAGCAGCTGGAGGGGCTTTTGGACAAATGGAAATTGCTCATGAAGAACAATTCTTTTATAATCAG CAAAGGGAACAGATAAGAAAGTTGAGAGAAGGTATTCGCGACGAAATTGCTTTTCATGAGGAACAAATCCGCCGTCATCAAGAAGCTATTGAACGTCATAATGCAAGAATGAGTGAAATACATAATCCTCCTgaagaacaataa
- the LOC124429239 gene encoding uncharacterized protein LOC124429239 isoform X12: protein MDLVVDKENNRKKITLSWENVTVSVNDHKQTFLQSVWSDIRSGSRIRKLELLKKVSGYAESNNMIAIMGPSGAGKTTLLSTIAKKIQPTCGSIRINGLDVSDIIMSQISSYMDQCNAMSVDLTSREHLLFMCALKMDKNKSYRERSDRTDKLLNEFGLHECKNNLITKLSAGERKRLFLISELVARPKIIFLDEPTTDLDSLTAMNIIEMLKLISIKDTLVICTIHQPGMAMYNLFTHIVLLADGRNVFSGSIEDVKPFFESLGFRCPAGIDQSEYHISILSQHDPMKSTEEQSLKISEAFLQSSYYKLPAIEKDSKENIQTNLCNKPGQLKQLFWLLWRIYKKKKRTFFSDNLSWISFLISMIAVSLFFYGNNTNTQKGMQNVRGALYMMTSEIIFTVAYSVIYELPSDIINYLRETSIYGPGVYYIATFIGLIPKSIMKSFMFTLSIVLTLHNNIYWNDILYYCLSTTLGAICGTAYGMMMSSWTMNINLTTIIMVPIDMIFLLTAGIFYNLRSLPTYLRYIKYLSIFYYINECLSIIYWSHVDKIEEGKRDILDCELGEGLPCLENGTEVLYEYGYNGSNFILDLCGMIILTIVMSIVGYFGVKRTRRLLFDKMDPALPSPSSSGHVTRTNQECWTDEEDMFLFILIKNRIEIMHPTSSAETKAQLWIEVEERLNKKYKKRRDINCVKERWEKLKSLAKLDVYTFLSKIKKKLPRNTSYRPSNFNLQIWKLLKPHKMKQGESDDANEYTAYISSFEFPNEINILLDNLIRMSDIVFDPNFSSSSSSTISERSRSLSPPRTMSPVVNTSYRSRSVQPAVNSYMTYEDLTLLSDEENEARRISRMETKRSLLSDLRSLSIDQVPERLLLMNKSWESNLRNVSSFNPNDRWIRLIQSDLRREDLTGATDEFEKEMYRPETSRTEPSRTAPSSSRQPRAEPSSIEPSGAGPSRTESSRTEPSRTEPSRIEPSRIEPSNIEPSKTETSRAEPSRAEPSRAKPMRAKLIRTKPIDIELPPFDDASGYLKEFNVRTSDDSNEERSPQRARCAELKIEPRRSTDQLSSSNITWVVLRESQITMVDNPNEERGAQSQPRIEPTDQSNNQLSSSNITWVVLKESHVTTVDDPNEERGTQSQLRTEPTNQSNRQWFYSNEKWIHLKESNVAPMDDSGEKQTSPILLENEPVYRSDARFLSTSDKIKESDIRTRDDNETRQMQRTHWNESNQQFVRSLYPGERWIRLRETDKSTSDDSGEERRIRAIQRNELLFQSDVAVFHSPSKRIKLKDLEEQDSSILKDNVRERRTSQELKIHPALLSGVKPFQPTDNWIELSETDVMTGDSSESSEHIREVRGTFRIDPSSYTDAQPTDKCAKYKESNVKTSDDSSEEKTTSTASRTESIYYSDDSCVSEAWITIRAPDGSIEAIPMDSARIVAEKVQRVPKKSLSTRTSVQPYYPDSWIRIRESPTWNRGIRRTDNEIEVKPARRLLSNLPDVQPYYSESWTRMMEPSIRERNIRSSINESEIRSSSRNLSTQHRVLFSDKHVRIREPDIRERSPMRQTSSSTDSRSSTRAETGRHDVRFNKRRETDIREDDHFVRTDYRSQQFTEQIFAEEEHLRRLNVLRAQESEIFLLETELLENQIHIQRMESNLETIQMRKRVALSEYKMAELKEMMVEMNISDYKSQARMTGDPGSGANRGTGGAGSIRAAGGAFGQMEIAHEEQFFYNQQREQIRKLREGIRDEIAFHEEQIRRHQEAIERHNARMSEIHNPPEEQ, encoded by the exons ATGGACTTGGTtgttgataaagaaaataatcgaaaaaagatTACATTGTCATGGGAAAATGTGACGGTTAGCGTAAATGATCACAAACAAACTTTCCTACAATCTGTTTGGTCTGATATTAGAAGTGGATCGCGTATTagaaaattagaattattaaagaaag TGTCCGGTTATGCAGAAAGTAATAACATGATTGCTATAATGGGACCAAG tGGCGCCGGAAAGACTACTTTGTTAAGTACGATtgcaaaaaaaattcaacCGACTTGTGGTAGTATCAGAATTAATGGATTAGATGTTTCCGATATTATTATGTCACAAATTTCGAGTTACATGGATCAATGTAATGCAATGTCTGTTGATCTTACATCTAGAGAACATCTTTTGTTtatg tGTGCActaaaaatggataaaaacaAGAGTTATCGTGAAAGAAGTGATAGAACTGACAaacttttaaatgaatttgGATTACatgaatgtaaaaataatttaataacaaagTTGTCAGCTGGCGAGAGGAAACGATTATTTCTAATCTCGGAATTAGTTGCTAGacctaaaattatttttttagatGAGCCTACAAcag atcttgATAGTCTCACAGCAATGAACATTATagaaatgttaaaattaatatcaattaaggATACTTTGGTCATTTGCACTATTCATCAGCCAGGAATGGCAATGTATAATTTGTTTACACATATTGTTTTATTGGCTGATGGTAGAAATGTTTTTTCTGGTAGTATTGAAGATGTCAAGCCGTTTTTCGAAag tcTAGGATTCAGATGTCCAGCTGGTATAGATCAATCGGAATATCACATAAGTATTTTGTCTCAACATGATCCAATGAAATCGACCGAAGAacaatctttaaaaatatccgAAGCATTTTTACAATCGTCTTATTACAAATTACCTGCCATTGAGAAAGattctaaagaaaatatacaaacGAATTTATGCAA caAACCAGGACAATTGAAACAACTTTTTTGGTTACTTTggagaatttataaaaaaaagaagaggacatTTTTTTCTGATAATTTATCGTGGATATCTTTCttg atatctaTGATCGCTGTAAGTCTATTTTTTTAtggtaataatactaatacgcAGAAAGGAATGCAAAATGTTAGAGGAGCATTATACATGATGACgtctgaaataatatttacagttGCTTATTCAGTAATATACGAATTACCAtcagatataattaattatcttcgtGAAACTTCAATCTATGGTCCAGGTGTTTATTACATTGCTACTTTTAttggattg atACCAAAATCTATAATGAAATCCTTTATGTTTACATTGTCAATAGTTTTGACATTgcataataacatttattggaacgatattttatattattgtctttCAACGACATTAGGTGCTATTTGTGGTACTGCTTATGGTATGATGATGTCAAGTTGgacaatgaatattaatttaacgacaataattatggTACCAATcgatatgatttttcttttaaccgccggtatattttataatctgaG aaGTTTACCAACTTATttgagatatataaaatatttgtcaatattttattacatcaaCGAATGTCTCTCAATAATTTATTGGTCTCACGTTGATAAAATtg AGGAAGGTAAACGTGATATTTTAGATTGTGAACTAGGCGAAGGATTACCATGTTTAGAAAATGGAACGGAAGTTTTATATGAGTATGGTTATAATGGGTCCAACTTTATCTTGGATTTATGTGGAATGATAATCTTAACAATCGTCATGTCTATCGTTGGATACTTTGGAGTTAAAAGAACCAGAAGA TTATTATTTGACAAAATGGATCCAGCGTTACCGTCGCCATCATCATCAGGACATGTTACACGAACGAACCAAGAATGTTGGACGGATGAAGAGGATATGTTTTTATTCATCCTTATAAAGAATCGTATCGAAATAATGCACCCTACATCCAGTGCAGAAACGAAGGCACAATTATGGATAGAAGTGGAAGAAcgtttaaacaaaaaatacaaaaaaaggagagacatAAACTGCGTTAAGGAACGTTGGGAAAAGTTGAAGAGTTTGGCAAAACTCGATGTTTATACGTTTCTATCGAAG atCAAAAAAAAGTTACCACGTAACACGAGCTATCGTCCATCGAATTTCAATTTGCAAATTTGGAAATTGTTAAAGCCCCATAAGATGAAGCAGGGGGAGTCCGATGATGCGAACGAGTATACCGCATACATATCCAGTTTCGAATTTCCCAATgagattaatatattattggacAATTTAATAAGAATGAGCGATATCGTGTTCGATCCAAATTTTTCTAGTTCGTCTTCCTCCACTATATCGGAAAGAAGTCGTAGCCTAAGTCCTCCAAGAACGATGTCCCCTGTAGTCAATACATCGTATAGATCTAGATCGGTCCAACCTGCGGTCAATAGTTATATGACATATGAAGATTTGACACTATTATCCGATGAAGAAAACGAAGCCCGTAGAATTTCGAGAATGGAAACAAAAAGATCATTGTTATCAGATCTAAGATCATTGTCGATCGATCAAGTACCAGAAAGACTATTACTAATGAACAAATCATGGGAGTCAAATCTACGTAATg tatCATCGTTTAATCCCAACGATAGATGGATAAGATTAATACAATCTGATCTAAGGAGAGAAGATCTTACAGGAGCGACCGATGAgttcgaaaaagaaatgtatcgaCCAGAGACATCGAGGACCGAACCATCGAGGACTGCACCATCGAGCAGCCGACAACCGAGGGCCGAACCATCGAGTATCGAACCATCGGGGGCCGGACCATCGAGAACCGAATCATCAAGGACCGAACCATCGAGGACAGAACCATCGAGAATCGAACCATCGAGAATCGAACCATCGAATATCGAACCATCGAAAACTGAAACATCAAGGGCCGAACCATCGAGGGCCGAACCATCGAGGGCCAAACCAATGAGGGCCAAACTAATAAGGACCAAACCAATAGATATCGAACTACCTCCATttgatg ATGCATCGGGTTACCTGAAAGAATTTAATGTAAGAACGtctgacgatagtaacgaagaAAGATCACCCCAGAGAGCAAGGTGTGCCGAATTAAAAATCGAACCACGTCGATCTactg atcAACTGTCTAGTTCCAACATTACGTGGGTTGTATTAAGAGAATCTCAGATAACAATGGTTGATAATCCTAACGAAGAAAGAGGGGCGCAATCGCAACCTAGGATCGAACCAACTGATCAatctaata atCAACTGTCTAGTTCCAACATTACGTGGGTTGTATTAAAAGAATCTCATGTGACAACGGTTGATGATCCTAATGAAGAAAGAGGAACGCAATCGCAACTGAGAACCGAACCAACTAATCAatctaata gaCAATGGTTTTATTCAAACGAGAAATGGATACATTTAAAAGAATCCAATGTAGCACCGATGGATGATAGTGGCGAAAAACAAACATCGCCAATATTATTAGAGAACGAACCAGTTTATCGATctgatg CACGATTCCTTTCAACtagcgataaaataaaagaatctgATATAAGAACGAGAGATGATAACGAAACAAGACAAATGCAAAGAACACATTGGAACGAATCAAATCAACAatttg tACGCTCACTTTATCCCGGCGAAAGATGGATTAGACTAAGAGAAACTGATAAATCAACGAGCGATGATAgtggagaagaaagaagaatccgTGCCATACAGAGGAACGAACTATTATTCCAATctgatg TAGCAGTGTTCCATTCCCCCAGTAAAcggattaaattaaaagatttagAAGAACAAGATTCATCAATATTGAAGGAtaatgtaagagaaagaagaacatcACAAGAATTGAAAATACATCCAGCCCTGCTTAGtggtg taaaacCGTTTCAACCCACTGATAACTGGATTGAATTAAGTGAAACCGATGTAATGACAGGAGATTCTTCAGAATCGAGCGAACATATCAGAGAAGTAAGAGGAACATTCAGAATCGACCCATCCTCGTATACtgatg cacaACCCACCGATAAATGTGCTAAATATAAAGAATCTAATGTAAAAACGAGCGACGATAGTTCCGAAGAGAAAACAACGTCCACAGCATCAAGAACAGAATCAATTTATTACTCTGATG attCATGCGTTTCCGAAGCATGGATTACAATAAGAGCACCCGATGGATCGATAGAAGCAATTCCTATGGATTCGGCCCGTATTGTAGCTGAAAAAGTTCAAAGAGTACCAAAGAAAAGTTTATCTACTCGAACTAgtg tACAACCGTACTATCCGGATTCGTGGATTAGAATAAGAGAATCTCCTACTTGGAATAGAGGAATCAGAAGGACCGATAATGAAATCGAAGTAAAACCAGCACGAAGGCTCTTATCAAACTTACcagatg taCAACCATATTATTCGGAATCGTGGACTAGAATGATGGAACCttctataagagaaagaaatataagatcGTCCATAAATGAATCCGAAATAAGATCATCGTCGAGGAACTTATCAACTCAACAtcgtg tacTTTTCTCGGATAAACATGTTAGAATAAGAGAACCTGATATAAGGGAAAGATCACCTATGAGACAAACTAGTAGTTCTACTGATTCAAGATCATCGACGAGGGCCGAAACAGGCCGACatgatg tacgttttaataaaagaaggGAGACCGATATAAGAGAAGATGATCATTTTGTAAGAACTGATTATCGTTCCCAACAATTCACGGAACAAATTTTCGCCGAGGAAGAACATTTAAGAAGATTAAATGTATTGAGAGCCCAGGAgagcgaaatatttttattagagaCCGAACTTCTAGAAAATCAAATTCATATTCAACGAATGGAAAGCAATCTCGAAACGATACAAATGCGAAAACGAGTTGCTTTGAGCGAATATAAAATGGCGGAACTGAAGGAGATGATGGTCGAGATGAATATATCCGATTACAAAAG TCAAGCGAGAATGACTGGCGACCCTGGTTCTGGTGCAAACAGAGGCACTGGCGGTGCTGGTTCTATCCGAGCAGCTGGAGGGGCTTTTGGACAAATGGAAATTGCTCATGAAGAACAATTCTTTTATAATCAG CAAAGGGAACAGATAAGAAAGTTGAGAGAAGGTATTCGCGACGAAATTGCTTTTCATGAGGAACAAATCCGCCGTCATCAAGAAGCTATTGAACGTCATAATGCAAGAATGAGTGAAATACATAATCCTCCTgaagaacaataa